A window from Bacillota bacterium encodes these proteins:
- a CDS encoding tartrate dehydrogenase gives MDTLEIAVVPGDGVGREVVAEAIKVLAAVSDLHGGVKFSFTEFPWGCEYYLRTGRMMEEGGLRALEDHRAILLGAVGAPGLVPDHVSLWGLLLPIRKTFDQYVNLRPIKLLRGIPSRLVGKGPEDIDFMVVRENTEGEYSGVGGRVHVGTPQEVAVQSAVFTRHGTERVMRYAFELARGRRRAGRVVSITKSNACNYSMVFWDEVFHQVAKDYPEIEATQVHVDAAAMYLITKPEWFDVVVATNLFGDILTDEGAAIQGSIGLAPGANLNPERKYPSMFEPIHGSAPDIAGQGIANPIGTIWAAAMMLDFLGYPDLGGEVVSAIEQVLLADGPRPVDLGGTATTSQVGDAVAEALRAG, from the coding sequence CTTTGGAGATAGCCGTTGTTCCCGGCGACGGAGTTGGCCGCGAGGTCGTGGCGGAAGCAATCAAAGTGCTTGCCGCAGTGTCAGACCTGCACGGGGGCGTGAAGTTCTCGTTTACGGAGTTCCCGTGGGGGTGTGAGTATTACCTGAGAACTGGGAGGATGATGGAGGAGGGTGGCCTTCGAGCGCTCGAGGATCACAGGGCTATTCTCTTAGGAGCTGTGGGGGCGCCAGGGTTGGTGCCGGACCATGTATCTCTGTGGGGACTCCTTCTTCCCATAAGGAAGACCTTCGACCAGTACGTGAACCTCCGACCCATCAAGCTGCTCCGGGGCATTCCCAGTAGGCTGGTGGGCAAAGGGCCGGAGGACATAGACTTCATGGTGGTCAGGGAGAACACAGAAGGGGAATACTCAGGCGTAGGCGGGAGGGTACACGTCGGCACGCCCCAGGAGGTGGCGGTCCAGAGCGCCGTATTCACACGACATGGGACGGAGCGGGTGATGAGGTACGCCTTCGAGCTTGCCAGGGGGAGACGGCGCGCAGGACGCGTGGTGTCGATCACCAAGTCGAATGCGTGCAACTACAGCATGGTTTTCTGGGATGAGGTGTTCCACCAGGTCGCGAAGGATTATCCCGAGATCGAGGCAACTCAGGTCCACGTGGATGCAGCAGCGATGTACCTGATAACCAAGCCCGAGTGGTTCGACGTCGTGGTTGCAACCAATCTGTTCGGGGACATCCTGACCGATGAAGGCGCCGCGATTCAGGGAAGCATCGGCCTTGCCCCAGGCGCGAACCTGAACCCCGAAAGGAAGTACCCGTCGATGTTCGAGCCGATTCATGGGTCCGCACCAGACATCGCCGGACAAGGCATCGCAAATCCGATCGGCACCATCTGGGCCGCTGCGATGATGCTGGACTTTCTTGGCTATCCAGATCTCGGAGGAGAAGTCGTGTCCGCCATAGAACAAGTATTGTTAGCTGACGGCCCCAGGCCCGTGGACCTCGGCGGTACCGCTACCACCAGCCAGGTGGGGGATGCCGTCGCGGAGGCACTCAGGGCCGGGTGA
- a CDS encoding TlpA family protein disulfide reductase, which translates to MTHIHELKPRHRPRRTKRVRPVGAVALVAFVLVLVAFAFLGQTKALADTTSLKNKPAPVFELPDMEGKLISLRDLKEVVLLDFFTTTCPNCDELAPHVQGLYEEYAEKGLKVFGVSMGDPPSRLRTYVADKKLTYPVLIGTSAVARAYQIPGVPVVVIIDRGGIVRHVQIGFRNGLGLEAAMERVIRELLGL; encoded by the coding sequence ATGACTCACATCCATGAACTCAAGCCGCGCCACAGGCCCCGGCGCACGAAGAGGGTCCGCCCAGTCGGGGCAGTGGCTTTGGTCGCTTTCGTTCTTGTGCTGGTCGCCTTCGCCTTCTTAGGCCAAACGAAGGCGTTGGCTGACACCACCTCTCTGAAGAACAAACCCGCGCCGGTTTTCGAGCTCCCTGATATGGAGGGCAAGCTTATTAGTCTTCGCGACCTCAAAGAAGTCGTCCTCCTCGACTTCTTCACCACCACGTGTCCAAACTGCGATGAACTGGCGCCTCACGTTCAAGGGCTCTACGAGGAATATGCTGAAAAGGGCCTGAAGGTATTTGGAGTCTCCATGGGCGACCCTCCGTCGAGGCTCAGGACATACGTGGCCGATAAGAAGCTGACGTACCCCGTGCTCATTGGCACGTCAGCCGTTGCACGGGCATATCAGATCCCGGGCGTGCCGGTGGTGGTGATTATCGACCGGGGAGGAATCGTTCGGCACGTCCAAATCGGGTTCCGGAACGGGTTAGGTCTTGAGGCCGCCATGGAGCGCGTCATCCGGGAGTTGCTGGGGCTATGA
- a CDS encoding 4Fe-4S binding protein, translating into MGAKTRHQRPWARKRVLVQIGATVAMNSYFLSFLKFCPTPALNCYACPLATTACPIGSFQYFLAIRRVPFALLGFVTAIGALVGRATCGWACPFGFIQDLLARLCLDPKRKLARGIGPGWVRYFVLVGLVGAGAFIVRSPIFCKLCPAGTLEAGIPLALTKPYVRDLIGPLYWAKLGILAALVAAAVLIKRPFCRFICPLGAAYSPFNRLSRMRLSVDHTRCTNCGLCRNLCPVELEVHKDPGSDACIRCLECTRCPAVSVEWGKGPAWASKAAGDVAAKLSRNS; encoded by the coding sequence ATGGGAGCGAAGACTCGGCATCAAAGGCCCTGGGCGAGAAAACGGGTTCTTGTGCAGATCGGGGCGACGGTCGCCATGAACTCCTACTTTCTCTCGTTCCTCAAGTTCTGTCCAACCCCCGCTCTGAACTGCTACGCATGCCCTTTGGCCACGACGGCATGTCCCATCGGCTCGTTCCAGTACTTCCTTGCCATCCGAAGAGTGCCGTTCGCGCTCTTAGGTTTCGTGACGGCGATCGGAGCACTAGTGGGCAGGGCGACGTGTGGATGGGCGTGCCCGTTTGGGTTCATCCAGGATCTGCTCGCGAGGCTTTGCCTGGATCCAAAGAGAAAGCTCGCGCGGGGGATAGGCCCCGGCTGGGTCCGGTACTTCGTCCTGGTTGGCCTGGTAGGTGCGGGGGCATTCATCGTCAGATCACCGATTTTCTGTAAACTCTGCCCCGCTGGGACTCTCGAGGCAGGCATCCCGCTTGCCCTGACCAAGCCCTACGTCAGGGACCTCATCGGCCCTCTTTACTGGGCGAAGCTCGGGATCCTCGCTGCACTCGTGGCCGCTGCGGTCCTCATAAAGCGGCCATTCTGCCGTTTCATCTGCCCCCTTGGCGCCGCGTATTCCCCGTTCAACCGCCTGAGCCGGATGAGGCTCTCGGTTGACCATACCCGCTGCACCAACTGCGGCCTGTGCAGGAACCTCTGCCCTGTTGAGCTCGAAGTCCACAAGGATCCCGGCTCCGACGCATGCATCCGATGCCTCGAGTGCACAAGGTGCCCGGCAGTATCTGTGGAATGGGGAAAGGGACCCGCATGGGCCTCGAAGGCAGCCGGGGATGTGGCTGCAAAGCTGAGCAGAAACAGCTGA
- a CDS encoding NADP-dependent malic enzyme, whose translation MTTEDLVEKAKKPGRDALRLHPFYRGKVQTAPRCAVRSFNDFAIWYSPGVAEPCLAIQKNRDLAYEYTWKSNTIAVVSDGTRVLGLGNIGPEAGLPVMEGKALLFKYLGGVDAVPICLATRDPEEIISAVKWIQPSFGGINLEDIEQPKCFDILDRLRAECEIPVWHDDQQGTAAVILAAFINALKLVGKDIGSVKVAMVGAGAANVRTVKLLVAAGVDPGKIIMCDSRGTLHRGRHDLEGAPGPKWEMCKTTNAEGVTGGIAEAMAGADAVIGCSQPGPDVILPEWIRGMASDPIVFACANPVPEIWPWDAKQAGAAVVATGRSDFPNQANNSLGFPAIFRGTLDVRARGITDEMCIAAAQELARCAEEKGLSADYIIPTMDEWEVYPREAAAVGAMAVKQGIARITLSWDELVAKASSAIKQARDLTALMMKEGFIPQAPEE comes from the coding sequence ATGACAACAGAAGATCTTGTAGAGAAAGCAAAGAAGCCCGGACGGGATGCCCTGCGTCTGCACCCGTTCTACCGAGGCAAGGTGCAGACCGCTCCCAGGTGCGCGGTGAGATCGTTCAACGACTTCGCAATCTGGTACTCGCCCGGCGTGGCGGAGCCGTGCCTGGCAATCCAGAAGAACCGTGACCTGGCTTACGAGTACACGTGGAAATCCAACACCATCGCCGTGGTGTCAGACGGAACCAGAGTCCTGGGCCTTGGGAACATCGGGCCTGAAGCCGGGCTTCCGGTCATGGAAGGGAAGGCGCTCCTCTTCAAGTACCTGGGCGGAGTCGACGCAGTCCCCATCTGTCTTGCCACGCGTGATCCCGAAGAGATCATCTCCGCCGTTAAGTGGATCCAGCCCTCCTTCGGTGGGATCAACCTCGAAGACATCGAGCAGCCCAAGTGCTTCGACATCCTCGACAGGCTCCGTGCGGAATGCGAGATCCCGGTCTGGCATGATGACCAGCAGGGAACGGCCGCAGTCATCCTGGCTGCGTTCATCAACGCCCTGAAGCTCGTCGGAAAGGACATCGGCTCGGTGAAGGTCGCCATGGTCGGAGCGGGCGCCGCCAATGTGCGCACCGTCAAGCTCTTGGTGGCGGCCGGGGTAGACCCGGGCAAGATCATCATGTGCGACTCCCGGGGCACTCTTCACCGCGGGCGCCACGACCTTGAAGGCGCTCCCGGCCCCAAGTGGGAGATGTGCAAGACCACAAACGCGGAGGGAGTCACTGGGGGGATTGCCGAGGCCATGGCGGGCGCGGACGCCGTCATCGGGTGCTCACAGCCTGGCCCGGACGTCATTCTGCCTGAATGGATAAGGGGCATGGCCTCCGACCCCATCGTCTTCGCGTGTGCGAACCCGGTCCCCGAGATTTGGCCTTGGGACGCCAAGCAGGCTGGCGCCGCCGTGGTGGCGACGGGAAGGTCGGACTTCCCGAACCAGGCCAACAACTCGCTTGGGTTCCCCGCGATCTTCCGTGGGACCCTTGACGTGAGGGCGCGCGGCATCACCGACGAGATGTGCATAGCTGCGGCACAGGAGCTTGCCCGGTGCGCGGAGGAGAAAGGCCTGAGCGCGGACTATATCATCCCGACAATGGACGAGTGGGAGGTCTACCCGAGAGAAGCTGCCGCCGTTGGCGCCATGGCCGTCAAACAGGGGATAGCCCGGATCACGCTCTCCTGGGATGAACTCGTGGCCAAGGCCTCGTCGGCGATCAAGCAAGCCCGCGACCTCACCGCCCTGATGATGAAGGAAGGCTTCATCCCCCAAGCCCCCGAGGAGTAG
- a CDS encoding tripartite tricarboxylate transporter TctB family protein, giving the protein MRSNTDRVGAILMLIVAVVFISQMGNLTYLGVVFPRAVLTILVVLSTILLVKSFVKPSPAKTFRFVDIRTAVAAAAIVVLWAILMSWLGFVVASILSFGVLMVMVDRSARDLKVFLPAILIAAIEILVFYYVFVNLLTVPLPRGILI; this is encoded by the coding sequence ATGCGTAGCAACACGGACAGGGTCGGCGCGATCCTCATGCTCATCGTGGCGGTGGTGTTCATCTCCCAGATGGGGAACCTGACTTACCTGGGCGTGGTGTTCCCCAGGGCGGTGCTGACGATCCTGGTTGTGCTTTCTACAATCCTGCTTGTAAAGAGCTTCGTGAAGCCATCCCCAGCTAAGACTTTTCGGTTCGTGGACATACGTACTGCTGTTGCCGCAGCCGCAATTGTGGTCTTGTGGGCGATTCTCATGTCCTGGCTGGGTTTCGTGGTCGCGAGCATCCTCTCCTTCGGCGTTCTCATGGTCATGGTCGATCGGAGCGCGCGTGACCTGAAGGTGTTCTTGCCAGCGATCTTGATAGCAGCAATAGAGATCCTGGTGTTCTACTATGTGTTCGTGAACTTGCTCACTGTCCCCCTTCCCCGGGGGATCTTGATCTAG
- a CDS encoding tripartite tricarboxylate transporter permease, which yields MDALLQGIGQVLNFQTLFLMFVGTIAGLTAGALPGLTATMAVALLVPFTFTMTSVTGLATMGAVYMAAIYGGCFSAILINTPGTPSSIGTCFDGYPMAKSGRGQEAVVGATVASVFGGLFGLVVLAFLAPPLARVALKFGPPEYFWVSVFGLSIIASLASKSLIKGLIGGVVGLLISTIGIAPIGGDVRFTFGQPMMQGGIDLVGALIGLFCISEVLSLIVQGTQSYEGVNVVHVSGVIMKTFRKVLSMPVNLIRSSVIGTVIGIIPGAGGSIANLVSYNEAVRGSKHPEKFGTGILDGVVATEAANNATVGGGLVPLLTLGVPGTPVDDSVNGALLIHGLRPGPELFTIHADVTYGFIFSLFLSTLMMLVVGLAIGTALHRLVSRLPLRLLVPSIVFLTIIGSYAIRNNTMDVFLMLACGFIGYILKEIEIHPAPIVLGLILGPLAEEGFAQSMLMAKAFPSPSHVFFGRPICIILIVMTVVSLTWPFVSAFLAKHRKGGTVNA from the coding sequence TTGGACGCCCTTCTTCAGGGTATCGGCCAAGTGTTGAACTTCCAGACCTTGTTTCTGATGTTCGTCGGCACAATCGCCGGACTCACAGCCGGCGCGCTGCCGGGCCTGACGGCCACGATGGCAGTGGCACTTCTTGTGCCGTTCACTTTCACCATGACTTCGGTGACCGGTCTAGCCACCATGGGAGCCGTGTATATGGCCGCCATCTACGGTGGCTGCTTCTCGGCCATTCTGATCAACACTCCTGGAACACCGTCCTCTATAGGCACGTGTTTTGACGGGTACCCGATGGCCAAATCCGGCCGGGGCCAGGAAGCCGTCGTCGGGGCTACGGTTGCGTCAGTTTTCGGAGGCCTCTTCGGCCTTGTGGTTCTTGCGTTCCTCGCTCCGCCCCTTGCGCGCGTCGCGCTGAAGTTCGGACCCCCGGAGTACTTCTGGGTCAGCGTCTTCGGGCTGAGCATAATCGCAAGTCTCGCGTCGAAGTCCCTGATCAAGGGGCTTATAGGCGGAGTCGTCGGCCTTCTCATAAGCACCATCGGCATCGCCCCAATCGGCGGGGACGTGAGGTTCACGTTCGGGCAGCCGATGATGCAGGGAGGCATAGACCTAGTTGGAGCATTGATCGGGTTGTTCTGTATTTCCGAGGTCCTGTCCCTGATCGTGCAAGGGACACAGTCCTACGAGGGAGTAAACGTGGTGCACGTTTCGGGGGTCATCATGAAGACTTTCCGCAAGGTTCTCTCGATGCCGGTCAACCTCATCCGCTCGAGCGTGATAGGGACCGTGATCGGGATCATACCTGGCGCTGGCGGGAGCATTGCCAACCTCGTCTCATACAACGAGGCGGTCCGGGGATCCAAGCATCCCGAGAAGTTCGGCACAGGAATCCTGGATGGGGTGGTCGCGACGGAGGCCGCGAACAATGCCACTGTCGGCGGAGGCCTGGTTCCCCTCCTCACGCTCGGCGTCCCGGGAACCCCCGTAGATGACAGCGTCAACGGGGCACTTCTGATACACGGGCTGCGGCCTGGCCCCGAGCTGTTCACTATTCATGCAGACGTAACGTATGGTTTCATTTTTTCCCTGTTCTTGTCGACGCTCATGATGCTGGTTGTGGGCCTGGCGATAGGGACAGCTTTGCACAGGCTCGTGTCGCGGTTGCCGCTCAGGCTCCTGGTGCCTTCGATTGTCTTTCTGACCATCATAGGCTCCTACGCCATCAGGAACAACACGATGGACGTGTTCCTCATGCTTGCCTGCGGGTTCATCGGTTACATTCTCAAGGAGATAGAGATCCACCCGGCACCGATCGTACTGGGTCTGATCCTTGGTCCCCTGGCCGAGGAGGGGTTCGCCCAGTCCATGTTGATGGCCAAAGCCTTCCCTTCGCCCTCGCACGTTTTCTTCGGCCGCCCGATTTGCATCATCTTGATCGTCATGACTGTCGTCTCGCTCACGTGGCCGTTTGTGTCAGCCTTCTTAGCAAAGCACCGGAAAGGAGGCACCGTGAATGCGTAG
- a CDS encoding tripartite tricarboxylate transporter substrate binding protein, with amino-acid sequence MRAKTRLAVLGLAMLLVLGGFTVAVAAKYPDKPINYIICFNPGGESDLTARLQQKYLEEILGVKVVIQYKIGGGGATGWSELVRAKPDGYTIAGDNLPHTILQPLQRGDAGYKTEDLKRVYCFEATPNALLVRKDSPFKTLDDLIAYAKKYPEAVTIGGSASWSANHLGTIELEQAAGVKLTYIPFTGSGSAVPALLGGHVGALMSYTTMAAQYPDQMRVLAVAAEERSPVLPNAPTFRELGYDIVEGAYRGVSVPPGTPDEIVRVLADAFRKVNQNPEYIAKMKEMAFDIVDMGPAEYTAFVKDRIPYYTKLLRDVGAIK; translated from the coding sequence ATGCGTGCCAAAACCAGACTTGCAGTTCTCGGATTGGCCATGCTGTTGGTCCTCGGAGGATTCACAGTCGCTGTGGCGGCGAAGTATCCTGACAAGCCGATCAACTACATCATCTGCTTCAATCCCGGCGGCGAATCAGACCTCACGGCTAGGCTTCAGCAGAAGTATCTCGAGGAGATCCTCGGGGTCAAAGTCGTGATCCAGTACAAGATCGGCGGAGGCGGCGCCACAGGCTGGTCCGAACTGGTCCGCGCAAAGCCAGACGGGTACACCATAGCCGGCGACAACCTCCCCCACACGATCCTACAGCCTCTGCAGCGTGGGGACGCAGGCTACAAGACTGAGGATCTGAAGCGGGTCTACTGTTTCGAGGCAACGCCCAACGCCCTGCTCGTGCGGAAAGACAGCCCGTTCAAAACCCTTGACGATCTCATCGCCTACGCTAAGAAGTATCCTGAGGCCGTCACCATCGGAGGAAGCGCAAGCTGGTCCGCGAATCACCTGGGCACCATCGAACTGGAGCAGGCTGCAGGTGTCAAGCTCACCTACATCCCGTTCACTGGGTCCGGTTCCGCGGTTCCCGCTCTCCTCGGTGGGCACGTCGGAGCCCTGATGTCCTACACCACCATGGCAGCTCAGTATCCTGACCAGATGAGGGTTCTCGCGGTAGCCGCCGAGGAACGGTCACCGGTGCTTCCAAATGCCCCGACCTTCAGGGAGCTAGGCTACGACATTGTCGAAGGTGCCTACCGCGGAGTCTCGGTGCCTCCGGGAACACCGGACGAGATCGTCCGGGTCCTCGCGGATGCGTTCCGCAAGGTCAATCAGAATCCTGAGTACATCGCGAAGATGAAGGAGATGGCCTTCGACATCGTGGACATGGGGCCGGCTGAGTACACCGCCTTCGTGAAGGACAGGATCCCGTACTACACCAAACTGCTCCGTGACGTGGGTGCCATCAAGTAG
- a CDS encoding sigma 54-interacting transcriptional regulator, translating into MAGIAVVAPYEGLASIASDIAGSGTPLTIVKGLMDEGVRAARQAKALGAKVLVSRGGTAICIKEAEDVGLPLVTVPITGYEIARAVMKALEIDRRVAVMFFRNILSPDTKVLSEVFGAEIIDVPIDNEDEARDRLRELRRMGIRVVVGGVIGVQNAPRFNLTGILIESGRNSLEWAIQQANEVILSQEGREDRSSILHQVINSVSDGIIAVDKVGRVLEFNKAAQQMTGLPAAGVLGRHIASLFPNIEVLNVVRTGEAETGEVQKVGGVQVTINKYPITCHGRCLGAVATLQKVTSLQNLERNVRQKLMAHGHVARFTFEDIVGNSKGINTALDTARRFAESSYTVLILGETGTGKELFAQSIHNGSPRRHGPFVAVNCAAFPDTLLESELFGYVDGAFTGARKAGKVGLFEQAHGGTVFLDEIAGMPLPLQERFLRVLEEREVMRIGDDKVIPVDVRVIAASNRDLKALVASGQFLSDLYFRLDVLRLFIPPLRTRKDDIPLLADFFLDVYTRATGKHRKTLSPDAVNLLCRYDWPGNVRELKNIIQRVITLHDKHLVTSADLQGILDFPPDFLSCSEHGGACPGNLREVVNDLEVETVLAALEECHGNKSLAAKRLGISRVTLWRKLKNRSDRSVSST; encoded by the coding sequence ATGGCAGGGATTGCTGTAGTTGCTCCCTACGAGGGCCTCGCTAGCATTGCGAGTGACATTGCCGGGTCCGGGACACCTTTGACCATCGTGAAAGGACTCATGGACGAGGGAGTACGGGCAGCAAGGCAGGCTAAGGCGCTCGGGGCAAAGGTCCTTGTGAGCAGAGGTGGAACCGCCATATGCATCAAGGAAGCAGAAGACGTGGGCCTGCCACTGGTCACGGTGCCTATTACCGGCTACGAGATCGCGCGCGCTGTCATGAAGGCCCTTGAGATCGACCGGAGAGTCGCGGTCATGTTCTTTCGCAATATCTTGTCGCCTGACACCAAAGTCCTTTCGGAAGTCTTTGGAGCAGAGATCATTGATGTCCCCATCGATAACGAGGACGAAGCCCGCGACCGCCTGCGCGAACTGCGCCGAATGGGAATACGCGTCGTAGTTGGGGGAGTCATAGGTGTGCAGAATGCCCCGAGGTTCAACCTGACCGGAATACTGATCGAGTCCGGCAGAAACAGCCTCGAATGGGCGATACAGCAGGCGAACGAGGTGATCCTCAGCCAGGAGGGTAGGGAAGACAGGTCGAGCATTCTGCATCAGGTAATCAATAGTGTATCAGATGGGATAATCGCGGTAGACAAAGTTGGCAGGGTCCTCGAGTTCAATAAAGCGGCTCAGCAAATGACTGGGTTACCCGCAGCAGGGGTGCTCGGGCGCCACATCGCCAGTCTCTTTCCAAACATAGAAGTCCTGAACGTCGTGAGGACGGGTGAGGCAGAGACCGGAGAGGTCCAGAAGGTCGGAGGCGTCCAGGTGACTATCAACAAGTATCCAATAACGTGTCACGGCAGATGCCTGGGTGCCGTAGCCACCCTCCAGAAGGTCACGAGCCTGCAGAATCTCGAACGTAACGTGAGGCAAAAGCTCATGGCTCACGGGCATGTGGCGAGGTTCACCTTCGAAGACATAGTCGGGAACAGTAAAGGTATTAACACTGCGTTGGACACCGCACGCAGGTTCGCGGAGTCTTCCTATACAGTCCTGATTTTGGGCGAGACTGGAACTGGCAAGGAGCTCTTCGCCCAAAGCATCCACAACGGCAGCCCCCGCAGGCATGGCCCTTTTGTCGCGGTCAACTGCGCCGCTTTTCCCGACACCCTGCTCGAGAGCGAGCTCTTCGGGTACGTGGATGGTGCCTTTACCGGTGCCCGAAAGGCCGGGAAAGTGGGGCTCTTCGAGCAAGCCCACGGAGGTACCGTGTTCCTTGACGAGATCGCAGGAATGCCGCTGCCTCTCCAGGAGAGGTTCCTCAGGGTACTTGAGGAGAGAGAGGTCATGAGGATCGGAGACGACAAGGTTATTCCTGTGGACGTCAGGGTGATTGCCGCCTCCAACCGTGACCTCAAGGCACTCGTGGCATCGGGTCAGTTCCTCTCGGATCTCTACTTCCGTCTGGACGTCCTGCGTCTCTTCATCCCCCCACTTAGGACCAGGAAAGACGATATCCCACTCCTCGCCGACTTTTTCCTCGATGTTTACACTCGAGCCACAGGCAAGCATCGGAAGACCCTATCGCCGGACGCGGTCAACCTTCTCTGCAGATACGACTGGCCTGGCAATGTGAGGGAGCTCAAGAACATAATCCAACGGGTCATAACACTTCACGATAAGCATCTCGTAACCTCAGCCGATCTGCAGGGAATCCTGGACTTTCCACCCGACTTCCTTTCTTGCTCCGAACATGGGGGGGCATGTCCTGGAAACCTGAGAGAGGTCGTGAACGACCTGGAGGTCGAGACTGTATTGGCGGCGCTCGAGGAATGCCACGGGAACAAGAGCCTCGCCGCCAAGAGGCTCGGCATAAGTAGAGTGACTCTGTGGCGAAAACTGAAGAATCGGTCGGACAGATCTGTTTCAAGCACGTAG
- a CDS encoding ABC transporter ATP-binding protein has protein sequence MPVVETHDLTKNYSHGRMAVPALRGVNLTIEPAEFAALAGPSGSGKTTLLNIVGCLDRPSGGKLFINGQDVSGYSQANLADLRRQKIGFIFQTYNLIPVLTAYENVELPLVLLRRKSERDIRDRVMALLAEVGLAGLETRRPVDLSGGQQQRVAIARALVKEPSLVLADEPTANLDSENAEAILALMKKLNEAKGATFLFSTHDPLVMDYARRLINMRDGKIVKDERR, from the coding sequence ATGCCTGTAGTGGAGACCCACGACCTTACGAAGAACTACTCCCACGGCCGGATGGCTGTGCCCGCTCTGCGCGGGGTGAATCTGACAATCGAGCCCGCCGAGTTCGCAGCTCTCGCCGGACCATCGGGGTCCGGAAAGACTACCCTCCTGAATATCGTGGGCTGCCTGGATCGACCTTCCGGCGGCAAGCTCTTCATCAACGGTCAAGACGTATCAGGGTACAGCCAAGCAAACCTCGCGGATCTCAGGCGCCAGAAGATCGGGTTCATATTCCAGACATACAACCTGATCCCTGTCCTCACCGCCTACGAGAATGTGGAACTCCCGTTGGTGCTGCTGCGGAGGAAGTCTGAGCGGGATATCCGGGATCGAGTCATGGCTCTCCTCGCCGAAGTAGGACTGGCTGGCCTTGAAACTAGGCGCCCCGTGGATCTCTCTGGCGGTCAGCAGCAGAGGGTCGCTATTGCCCGGGCGCTCGTGAAGGAGCCTTCGCTAGTTCTGGCTGACGAGCCAACGGCGAATCTGGATTCGGAGAATGCCGAGGCCATCCTCGCCCTCATGAAGAAGCTCAATGAGGCCAAGGGGGCGACGTTCCTCTTCTCCACCCACGACCCGCTCGTGATGGACTACGCGAGGAGACTGATCAACATGCGCGATGGCAAGATTGTGAAGGACGAAAGGAGGTAG
- a CDS encoding ABC transporter permease, whose protein sequence is MFRFYLGLTAKNLWRQKRRTFLTAGAIAIGIMYFIVFDSLLSGADREAVDNMIDFETGHVQVVSAAASQDRRPRPEELLPDGGDLAREISALPRVKAATPRLTFPASVIVGLEELPILGVGVDPDLDARVFRIPEHVTAGRWLRPGEEGVVLGKRIADLLELEPGDMLTIRTQTVGMAFQAVDLTVLGIVSTPHPSVNQAHVFLPLDVAQAALGAGSGATMVAVRAESERDIAGIADSIRGLGMWDAVWEIKPWREAATFLAIGAGKRSLGMVFLGLVLVIATIGVVNSILLSTLERVREIGILKAMGMNEANITRLFVLEGCGLGILGGVLGAIMAIGANAYLVNVGINLEMFMGEMDIDIGYPIAQRMFGAWNWPTLFGAIAFGVVVALAASYFPAKRAAHLDPVESLRRV, encoded by the coding sequence ATGTTCCGCTTCTACCTCGGTCTCACGGCCAAGAATCTGTGGCGGCAGAAGAGGCGCACTTTCCTGACCGCCGGCGCTATCGCGATAGGGATAATGTACTTCATCGTCTTCGACTCCCTGCTATCCGGAGCGGACAGGGAAGCGGTAGACAACATGATCGACTTCGAAACCGGCCACGTGCAGGTTGTGTCTGCGGCTGCGTCGCAAGATCGGAGGCCTCGGCCCGAGGAGCTGCTGCCGGACGGCGGGGATCTTGCACGGGAGATCTCGGCGTTGCCTCGGGTGAAGGCTGCCACGCCCAGGCTGACGTTCCCGGCCTCTGTCATCGTTGGACTGGAGGAACTCCCTATCCTCGGCGTTGGAGTTGATCCGGATCTCGATGCTCGGGTTTTCCGTATCCCCGAGCACGTCACAGCCGGGAGGTGGCTAAGACCTGGCGAGGAAGGTGTGGTTCTGGGCAAGCGCATCGCCGACCTCCTGGAACTCGAACCTGGGGACATGCTGACTATCAGGACTCAGACGGTGGGGATGGCGTTCCAGGCAGTTGACCTGACCGTTCTGGGCATTGTCTCGACCCCGCACCCATCCGTCAACCAGGCGCACGTATTCCTCCCTCTCGATGTCGCACAGGCGGCGCTTGGGGCTGGGTCAGGCGCAACCATGGTTGCTGTCCGGGCAGAGTCCGAACGGGACATTGCAGGCATCGCCGACTCGATCCGAGGGCTTGGCATGTGGGACGCGGTGTGGGAGATCAAACCGTGGCGGGAAGCCGCGACGTTCCTCGCGATCGGAGCGGGCAAGAGGAGTCTCGGCATGGTCTTCTTGGGGCTCGTCCTGGTCATAGCCACTATCGGCGTGGTCAACTCTATACTCCTGTCGACCCTGGAGCGTGTGAGGGAGATCGGGATACTCAAGGCCATGGGCATGAACGAAGCCAACATCACCAGGCTATTTGTACTCGAAGGATGCGGGCTCGGCATCCTTGGAGGTGTTCTCGGCGCCATTATGGCCATAGGCGCCAACGCCTACCTGGTTAACGTTGGGATTAACCTTGAGATGTTCATGGGCGAGATGGACATCGATATCGGGTATCCCATTGCCCAACGTATGTTCGGAGCCTGGAACTGGCCCACGCTCTTCGGCGCCATTGCATTCGGGGTCGTAGTCGCGCTGGCGGCGAGCTACTTTCCGGCGAAGAGGGCTGCACATCTTGACCCTGTCGAGAGCCTGCGCCGGGTCTGA